A single window of Modestobacter italicus DNA harbors:
- a CDS encoding CpaF family protein, with translation MDWTLVRRLHESTAAALAEELKRSPALSTVAQQELARTLVQDGIDELVRERMRAGQAVPTPEDEQAIAEAVFAAQFGLGRLQPYLDDPLVENIEAHGHDNVWVGYSDGRDVRVDPIADSDEDLVRQLQHIAARLGRSERTLTTASPLLTMRLPDGSRLAAVIETVPRPQLVIRRHRIRDVDLDDMVELRAIERPLAEFLRAAVRARKNIVVTGAQGAGKTLLLRALANELPVSENLATIEKHFELLLHELPDRHPRVVPFEAREGSGERGPDGRRLGEVTLTELVEQALVMNVSRVWLGEVRGEEAWPLIEVMEAGEGGSCCTLHARSAHHAFERLANLCMRGRAAVTPEHAYRSCASAIDLVVHITTVDERWIGGERQRFVSQVVECNGIGEGGRPAVTEVFAPGPDGRAVPEHDPVDLADYVRVGFDPDWLRVGQGPWASTVGGPR, from the coding sequence GTGGACTGGACGCTTGTCCGCCGGCTGCACGAGTCGACAGCGGCGGCGCTGGCCGAAGAGCTCAAGCGCAGCCCGGCACTCAGCACGGTGGCGCAGCAGGAGCTGGCCCGCACTCTTGTCCAGGACGGCATCGACGAGCTGGTGCGCGAACGGATGCGCGCCGGCCAAGCGGTGCCCACCCCGGAAGACGAACAGGCGATCGCCGAGGCGGTCTTCGCAGCCCAATTCGGGCTGGGTCGGCTGCAGCCCTACTTGGACGACCCGCTGGTGGAGAACATCGAGGCGCACGGGCACGACAACGTGTGGGTCGGCTATTCCGACGGCCGCGACGTCCGGGTCGATCCGATTGCGGACTCGGACGAGGACCTGGTGCGTCAGCTACAGCACATCGCCGCCCGGCTGGGCCGCTCGGAGCGGACGCTGACCACGGCCAGTCCGCTGCTGACCATGCGGCTGCCGGACGGGTCTCGACTGGCGGCGGTGATCGAGACCGTGCCGCGTCCGCAGTTGGTGATCCGGCGGCACCGGATCCGCGACGTCGACCTCGACGACATGGTGGAGCTGCGGGCGATCGAGCGGCCGCTGGCGGAGTTCCTACGGGCAGCAGTGCGAGCCCGGAAGAACATCGTGGTCACCGGCGCGCAGGGTGCGGGCAAGACGCTGCTGCTGCGAGCGTTGGCAAACGAGCTGCCGGTGAGCGAGAACCTGGCCACGATCGAGAAGCACTTCGAGCTGCTGCTGCACGAGCTGCCCGATCGGCATCCGCGGGTGGTGCCGTTCGAGGCCCGGGAGGGCTCCGGGGAGCGCGGCCCGGACGGCCGCCGCCTCGGCGAGGTGACGCTGACGGAGCTGGTGGAGCAGGCGTTGGTGATGAACGTCAGCCGGGTGTGGCTGGGAGAGGTCCGTGGCGAGGAGGCTTGGCCGCTGATCGAGGTGATGGAGGCCGGCGAGGGCGGTTCGTGCTGCACACTGCACGCCCGCTCGGCACACCACGCGTTCGAGCGGCTGGCCAATCTGTGCATGCGCGGCCGCGCTGCGGTCACCCCGGAGCACGCGTACCGGTCATGTGCGTCGGCGATCGACCTGGTCGTGCACATCACCACTGTGGACGAGCGGTGGATCGGCGGTGAGCGGCAGCGGTTCGTCAGCCAGGTCGTCGAGTGCAACGGCATCGGCGAGGGCGGACGCCCGGCGGTCACCGAGGTTTTCGCTCCGGGACCCGACGGGCGAGCGGTGCCCGAGCATGATCCGGTGGACTTGGCGGACTACGTGCGGGTTGGCTTCGATCCCGACTGGCTGCGAGTCGGCCAGGGACCGTGGGCCAGCACGGTCGGAGGGCCACGGTGA